The genomic DNA CTATACCAGTATTTATCTGCCTGTGCTCTTGTTATTCTTGCTGCTAGTCCTTTGGTATGATTCAGATTTTTCAGCTGCAAATTATAGCTGTCTATATGTCTTGCCATTTCCCCGCCAAGCATTCCAAGCTCAGAAACAAGATGTGATTTTCCGGGTCCTCCTATAGAAGGATTACACGACATCATTGCTATATTATCAATAAAAATCGTAAATAAAGCTGTTTTCATTCCCAGTCTTGCCGAAGCCAAAGCTGCCTCCACCCCTGCATGTCCTGCCCCTACCACTATCACATCATAATCTGTATTCATTGTTTCTCCTCTTCATCTATAAAATTATCTTTTTTATATCTTTCTTAAAATAAAAATTACTGTATTATTATATCATATTCTTTAGAGAAAATCTTTTTTGTTTACTTTAATTTTTTATTCTGCACCTTTTATATATTACTAAAAATAAAAAGATTATCTATAAAATTTTATAAATAATCTTATCTATTCACTATTTATCTCACTCTGTTAAATCTAGTTTTATTGTACAATTCCCTCTATCGGCTATTTTCACAGCTTCTTCATTTGTCTTTACATTTCCGCAATATTTGGGTACACCTTTATCAAAGCTGATTACAAATAATCTTGAATGTGTTTTTCCTATAATATCAGGATCCTGAGCATCTACACGGAATATTAGTGCTTTTGCTTCTCCTGATTTTGTCACACGCCACTCGGCAACTCCTTCTCTTAATGCAGGAAAATGTCCAAAATTCGCATTATATACCTCTTTCATTGTTGACCATGTATTTACTCCGTCGCTTAAATCTATCCAGACTCTTGAATCATCATATACTGCAAAAACCTTCATATTTTTATAGCCGGGACATTCTTCCGCTCCATAACCGTATTCATCATCTATAGGATAAAGCTTTTTATAAATACCCGCCGGACGTTTGCAGTCCTTTGACTTCGTGGATGTATAGACACTGCTGAGCGATTCTGCCGAAAATACTGCTGCACCTGAAAAAAACAGTACCAATGCTAAAATAAGTTTTTTCATCTTTTTTCTCCTTGTTTTTATATAGAATAGCAGATATTTATTCTATTTTCAATCATACAGGTTAATTTTTAGCTGTATATTTTTATATATATAAAATAACTACTATTTTACCTTTTTTAAAAATGATCTCTGCTTTATCTGTCAATATCACATTGCTCATCAAAATAGAGCTGTCTCTTTTTATATATCTGTCTGAAAGAGGATATTTAAATCCCTTTAATGTTATTCCCTCTATCTCACTGTCAAGTGAAACCATAGAAAGCGTCTTTCCTGCCTTTCCGGCAATAGTAAAACTCTCTTCCCTGAAAAAAATCTCCTCTTTTTCTGTGAGAATTACCAGCTTATTGTATTTTTCCATAAGAAAAATATTATTCAAAGTAAAATCAATTCTTTTCCCCAAAGCTCCAACTACATATATTTTCTCATAATTCTCATACCCCATCTCTTCCAGAACAAGCTCAAAATCCGAAAAGTCCTTCTCAGGGGGAAATTTTTCTGTCTTTATTCCCATCTCAGTCACTTTATCCAGAATTTCAGGCTTTATGGAGTCCAGATCTCCATATATACATTTTGGAATATAGCCTTTTTCCAGACAGTAATTCGTTCCTCCGTCGGCACAAAAAATATCAGTATCTTTATCTATAATTTTTTTTAAAAAATTATCTTTGTAATCATACTCCCCGTTTAAGAATATAACTGCTTTCATTTAGAGTCTCCCGTATTTATTTTATTATTTTTCTGTAATTTTTATTTCTTTGCGGAATATTCATTACTTTTATTTTTGGATATCCAAAAGCTAAAACAATATGGGGAACATAATTTTCCGGTATTCCGAATTCTTCTCTCTGATCATTATCCATCTGGGAAAAGAACATACGCACTATTCCATTCCAGCAGCTTGCTATATTCAGGCTTTCTGCTGCAAGAAGCATATTTTGAGATGCAGCCGAGACATCCTCTATAGGTGTCAGATCCGCATTTTCATATGATACTATTACTATTGTCGGAGCTCCGTAAAAAAGATCCAGCATCTCATTACTGCACATTTTTTGTGTAATTTCATCTTTAGAAGCTTTCCCTGCTTCCTTTGCCAGCATATTTAATTTATCTATAAGCTCTCTGTTCTGAATAGCAGTAAAAAACCAAGGCTGTGTATTATGTCCTGTCGGTGCCCAGTTTCCTGCCTCTAATATCAGTTCCAGCTCTTCGTCTTTTATCTGTTCATCTCTTCTGAAGGCTTTTGTTGTTCTTCTTGATTTTATAACTTCTATTACATTATTCATAATTTCATCCCTTCTGCCTATTTTTCTTTTCTTATATTATAAACAGAAAACATGAGAAAATCAATCAGCTTCATTTTTTCCTTTTTATATATGCTAAATAAACAGTTTTTTCATATCCTCTATTTTTTCTCTGTAAGTACCGGGAGTGTTGTTAAATAAGGCTGATGTACCCAATACATATACACTTGCATTATTTTTATATAATATTGGTATTGTATTTTTATTTATATTACCATCTACCTCAATTAACGGAGGATTTTCCAAATCTCTAAGACAGATATTCAGTTCTTTTAATTTCTCAATTACGCTGTAATTAAAAGGCTGTCCTGCAAATCCGGGATTTACAGTCATTATTAACAGCATATCAACCAGCGAAAGATATTTTACTATTTCTGATATTGGTGTTTGCGGACTTATGGCAAGTGACGGAGAAATTCCGTTTTCTCTAAGAAACTCTATCTCTTTTTCCGGATTTTCAGATGTTTCTATATGAAATGATATATACTTCGGCTTAATGGCAGAATACATTTTCATATATTTTAACGGTGTTATAGCAGCCAGATGGATATCAAGAGGTATATCCGTATTTTTTTTTATTTCTTCCAGTATATATGGACCCATAGCCATATTATCCACAAAAATACCATCCATTACATCACAGTGCAAAAGTTTAATTTCAGCTTTTTCCAGTTCTTCTAACTCTTTTTTCAGATTCATCTGATCCGCACACATAATTGAGGCAGCAAACTGTTTCATAAAATTCCTCCTTAAATACCTGCAGGCAGGCTGATAA from Sebaldella termitidis ATCC 33386 includes the following:
- a CDS encoding thiamine diphosphokinase, with protein sequence MKAVIFLNGEYDYKDNFLKKIIDKDTDIFCADGGTNYCLEKGYIPKCIYGDLDSIKPEILDKVTEMGIKTEKFPPEKDFSDFELVLEEMGYENYEKIYVVGALGKRIDFTLNNIFLMEKYNKLVILTEKEEIFFREESFTIAGKAGKTLSMVSLDSEIEGITLKGFKYPLSDRYIKRDSSILMSNVILTDKAEIIFKKGKIVVILYI
- a CDS encoding nitroreductase family protein, whose product is MNNVIEVIKSRRTTKAFRRDEQIKDEELELILEAGNWAPTGHNTQPWFFTAIQNRELIDKLNMLAKEAGKASKDEITQKMCSNEMLDLFYGAPTIVIVSYENADLTPIEDVSAASQNMLLAAESLNIASCWNGIVRMFFSQMDNDQREEFGIPENYVPHIVLAFGYPKIKVMNIPQRNKNYRKIIK
- a CDS encoding ribulose-phosphate 3-epimerase; the protein is MKQFAASIMCADQMNLKKELEELEKAEIKLLHCDVMDGIFVDNMAMGPYILEEIKKNTDIPLDIHLAAITPLKYMKMYSAIKPKYISFHIETSENPEKEIEFLRENGISPSLAISPQTPISEIVKYLSLVDMLLIMTVNPGFAGQPFNYSVIEKLKELNICLRDLENPPLIEVDGNINKNTIPILYKNNASVYVLGTSALFNNTPGTYREKIEDMKKLFI